The sequence below is a genomic window from Shinella zoogloeoides.
CCATCGAAACCCGCCTTGGCCGAAGCGAGCATCTGACCCACCGTCGGCAGCAGGGACGTATCGCGGAATTTCTCCGGGTTCCAGAGGTCGGCGCGCAATACGGCCCGGGCGCATTGCGAATAGACCTCCTCGATGGTGATCACGACGACTGAACGCGGATGCTTGCCGTCCATGACGAAGCGCTGCGTGATCGCTTCGTCGATGCGCACGACGGCGCGGCCGTTGAGGCGCATGGTCGTGTTGGAGCCGGGAATGAGGAACATCAACGCCACGCGCGGGTCACGCACGATGTTGGAGAGCGAATCGATGCGGTTGTTGCCGCGCCAGTCCGGCAGCATCAGCGTGCGTTCGTCCTCGATGTGGATGACGGCGCCCGCATCGCCGCGCGGCGAGCAGTCGAGCCCTTCCGGCCCGACGGTGGCGAGCGCCATGAAGGGCGAGGCCTCGATCATCGCGCGATATTCGGGCAGCAGGTGGTTCGTCACCTTGACGAGCGAGGCTTCGCCCGGCGCGCCGTAAAGCGCGTTCAACTGGTCGACCGAGGTCACGATGGCCATGCTTTCCTC
It includes:
- a CDS encoding pyridoxamine 5'-phosphate oxidase family protein, encoding MAIVTSVDQLNALYGAPGEASLVKVTNHLLPEYRAMIEASPFMALATVGPEGLDCSPRGDAGAVIHIEDERTLMLPDWRGNNRIDSLSNIVRDPRVALMFLIPGSNTTMRLNGRAVVRIDEAITQRFVMDGKHPRSVVVITIEEVYSQCARAVLRADLWNPEKFRDTSLLPTVGQMLASAKAGFDGAAYDREWPGRAVKTMW